Genomic DNA from Mycobacterium stomatepiae:
TATTCACGCTCGAACACCCGCTTGATACCGGTATAGCCGGCGGCGGCCAGCCCGGCCGCGTAGAAGCCGTTGCGGGCCGCGAGGCCGTGGTGCATGCGCTTGCTCATCGCCTCGTACTGTGCGGCCATCAGTCCCGCCGATTGGGTGCCGGCCAAACCGAGCGCATCCTCGAGCTGCGCGGGCGGCAGACCGCGCAACTTGCCCGACGCCATGGCCGCCGAGTGTGTGCCGAAGACCGGCCCCGAGTGCCAGCCACGGTCCAGCATCTGGGTTCCGTGCAACGTGTATCCGACGCGCGGACCCACCTCGAACCCGGCGACCGCCGCGAGCAGGAGTTCGGCACCGGTCGTCGAATGCGGCCGCACCGAGGCCGTCGAGAGCAACGCCGGAATCAGCAGCGAGCAGCTGTGCAACGGCGCCAGCGGATGGAAGTCGTCGAGTTCGAAGCCCTGGATGAAGGTGCCGTTGAGCACCGCGGCCGCGGGTGCGCCGGTGGTGTGGCCGGTGCCGATCACCACTGAGTCGCCGGGGCTCTCCAGCCCCAGGACCGCGCCGGTGGCGACACGTGACCAGGGCAATTGGGCACCGACCAGGGCACAGCCCAGCCCGTCGAGCAGGAGATATTTCGCCCGCTCGACCACGCCCGGCGGGACATCAGCGAGCGTGAGGCCGGCGACCCAGGTGGCCAATCGTCCGGTCGGGCCCGCCGGGTCGGTGGCGGCGTGCTGTGGCACCGCGGTCATCGGATCTCCCCACCATGTCAGTTGTTATATACATATAACAACTGAACCACCGGCGCAAGGGAGGCGGTGTGAGAGCATGACGACCATGCAGGGGGCCAATGCCGAAGGCGGCCCGGTATCCGCCGGCGCCGGGGTGCCGCTACACCGGCAGCTCTTTTTGGTGCTACACGACGAGATCGACCGCGGCGTGCTGGCTCCCGGCGACGCGTTGCCCACCGAGCAGACGCTCTGCGACCAGTTCGGCGTTTCGCGCATCACGGTGCGCCGCGCGCTGGCCGACCTGGCCGACCAGGGATACATCGAGCGCCGGCACGGCGTCGGTTCGTTCGTGCGCCAGCACGCCCCGGCCGACCTACCGGTGGCGGGTGGTTCCTACCTGGATGGACTGCGCCAGGCACAGTTCGAGACCGAGGTCGACGTGCTCGAACTCGGTCCGCGCCGGCCTTCGCGGCTCGTCGGCGACGCGCTCGAGACGTCCGGCGAGCTGCTGTACGTAGTGCGGGTGCGGCGCCAGCGCCGAACCGGCGAGCCGTTGATGGTCACCGAGGCGTGGCTGCCAAATCAATTGGCGGACAAGCTGACCGAGTCGGCGTTGCGGAGCGAACCACTCTACGAGCTGCTATCGAATCTCGGGATCGTGGTGGAGCGAATGCGACACGAGATCACCGCCGAGGTTGCTGGCCCGCGTCACGCCCGCCTACTCGAGACGGCGATCGGTGCCGCGCTGCTGCGCGTCAACCGCCTCGCGTTCGTGGCGGGCCGGCCGCATCACTACCTGTCGATTCTGTTGTCTCCGAGCCGCAGTCGGGTGTTGATGAGTCAGTCGGCGGCCGAACTGGAAACGGGCGACGGCTTGGCGATCGCCCACGATGTGCGCTGGGACTCGTGCTAACGCATCAGTCCGACGCCCGGGATGAAGCGACCGACGGTCGCCGCAAAGCCCCGATAGGCGTCGCCGTGGGCTCGCAACAGGTGCGGCTCCTTCACGCGGCGCACCTGCAGTTCGACAGCGGCAATAAGCAGGATAAAGCCAGTGCAGGCAGCAAGATTCGTGGTTGCCAGTGCGATCTCGAAGCCGAACGCGAACATCGCGGTGTAGATCGGATTGCGCACTTGCCCGAACACGCCGGTCCGCACCAGGGTGGTCTCCCGTTCGTCGACGACGGCGGCGTTCATTGCGCGGGGTCGGGCACGGCCGCGTCGATGGCGGCGGAATCCGGTGCGCAGTCACCGGCCCCGGGCACCAGTGTCGACAGCGCCGCCGCGGCGCAGGCGCGTTGCAAGGCGGTCAGCCGCCGCGTCCGCGAACCCGGGTCGGAAGGCCAGTTCGCTGCCAGTACGCCGGCGAAAACGTCGCCGGCACCGGTGGTGTCTACCGCGCTGACCGTGGGTGCGGGTACCCAGAGCTCGTCGTCGGGACTGACGTAGCGGGCGCCTCGGGCACCGAGAGTGGTCACCAAATGGGCCGGGCGCCAGGGCAATTCCTCGGCTTCGGCTTCGTTGGCAATCACCACGTCCGCGAGCTCAGCCAGTTCGGCCAGCGCGCTTCGCTGTTGGGGGGTCGGTGAGGCGTTGACGATGACGACCGCGCCTGCCGTTTTTGCTTCGCGTGCGGCGGCCACCGCGGTGGCGATCGGAATCTCCAACTGGGTCAACAGCACATCGCAGTCGGCGACCGTGCGGGTGGACGCGGCGGTCAGGGTCAGCTGCGCGTTGGCGCCCGGCGCCACGACGATGGTGTTCTCGGCGCCGGCATCCACCACGATGATCGCCGTCCCGCTGGGACCGGCCACCGCCACTGTCGCGTCCAGCCCAACGCCGTTGGCTACCAGATGCGCCCGCAACGATTCGGCCGCGGCGTCGTCGCCGAGCGCGCCGACGAATTGCACCTGTGCCCCCGCGCGGGCGGCGGCCACGGCCTGGTTGCCACCCTTGCCGCCGGGTGCGTGATTCAACGACGACGCGAGCACCGTTTCGCCCGGGCGAGGCAGGGTGTCGACGTCGCAGGTGATGTCCATGTTCACGCTGCCCACGACGCAGACCCGAGCCATCTGGTCGACGTTAGTCGCGTCCGGCTTACCTTTTGAAGGCGATCGCAAGCCTCAAACGCCAATTTTGTGATGTCCGCGCGCTAATGTGCTGCGTGAGCAGCGCCTCTTTGGGAAGGGGAAGCGAGTGACACCCAGTGAGCTGGCCGACGCCAAGTCGGCCACCGACTCCGTCCCGGCGCAAGAGGCGGCGGCTGCCGAGGACGGGTCGCGCAAGGGTCGCAGGTTTCGCCGCCGCCGATTTGTGCGGGTGGGCATCCAGTCCAAGCTGTTGATGACGCTGCTGATCTGCAGCATTTTTTCCGTGGCGGTCGTCGGCCTCATCGGTGCCATCACC
This window encodes:
- a CDS encoding MmgE/PrpD family protein codes for the protein MTAVPQHAATDPAGPTGRLATWVAGLTLADVPPGVVERAKYLLLDGLGCALVGAQLPWSRVATGAVLGLESPGDSVVIGTGHTTGAPAAAVLNGTFIQGFELDDFHPLAPLHSCSLLIPALLSTASVRPHSTTGAELLLAAVAGFEVGPRVGYTLHGTQMLDRGWHSGPVFGTHSAAMASGKLRGLPPAQLEDALGLAGTQSAGLMAAQYEAMSKRMHHGLAARNGFYAAGLAAAGYTGIKRVFEREYGGFLSVFGEGHDPDAAVLTAELGERWEITIIMVKSYAAMGGLHGAIDAGRQLRSSVAPEDISKADITVGETVYKHGWWNPQRPLTPIGAQMNIGYATAAALLDGNVLPEQFTASRLDSDDIWSLIANTSVHLDESLAGAPITERFRTDVSVTSRDGTVHRARVDLPHGGPTDPVTNDELAAKFHSLADRVTNRGRANAIECAVVGLENLDDIGHLIDLLAAPVAGALD
- a CDS encoding GntR family transcriptional regulator translates to MTTMQGANAEGGPVSAGAGVPLHRQLFLVLHDEIDRGVLAPGDALPTEQTLCDQFGVSRITVRRALADLADQGYIERRHGVGSFVRQHAPADLPVAGGSYLDGLRQAQFETEVDVLELGPRRPSRLVGDALETSGELLYVVRVRRQRRTGEPLMVTEAWLPNQLADKLTESALRSEPLYELLSNLGIVVERMRHEITAEVAGPRHARLLETAIGAALLRVNRLAFVAGRPHHYLSILLSPSRSRVLMSQSAAELETGDGLAIAHDVRWDSC
- a CDS encoding PfkB family carbohydrate kinase — translated: MARVCVVGSVNMDITCDVDTLPRPGETVLASSLNHAPGGKGGNQAVAAARAGAQVQFVGALGDDAAAESLRAHLVANGVGLDATVAVAGPSGTAIIVVDAGAENTIVVAPGANAQLTLTAASTRTVADCDVLLTQLEIPIATAVAAAREAKTAGAVVIVNASPTPQQRSALAELAELADVVIANEAEAEELPWRPAHLVTTLGARGARYVSPDDELWVPAPTVSAVDTTGAGDVFAGVLAANWPSDPGSRTRRLTALQRACAAAALSTLVPGAGDCAPDSAAIDAAVPDPAQ